One part of the Triplophysa dalaica isolate WHDGS20190420 chromosome 25, ASM1584641v1, whole genome shotgun sequence genome encodes these proteins:
- the LOC130415297 gene encoding uncharacterized protein LOC130415297, protein MTHTRQTMYAVVTLEDSNELMVAASNWLTHDKTQCYWPSFRSPEKLTEAVRDRLEPVTAGIPWDILKIHCHEEYDTLEKAKKGTLRIKKVNEILNRPKSEDPQGMSKNPALDPSTSMSASRMSTSDKDEILQMLKEIKSKVDKNSTMLQKLLKDPQVSDAAPSSTSSTHSKYIPLNLNLPLGTLDDLERIEQEIKKAVQRKKYVKYLSGLGGFGPKAVIKNIMQKVLADDLAKEFNWQGRVGKRPFSRLGLVDIIKEAASKNKLTEKECEAEIKKHLSYTADRLCRKKPNDMGPGAVNQDRISFSASKYELTLLESHKELQ, encoded by the exons ATGACACATACAAG GCAGACAATGTATGCAGTTGTTACCTTGGAAGATTCAAATGAATTGATGGTGGCAGCATCAAACTGGTTGACTCATGACAAGACACAATGTTACTGGCCCTCATTCAGATCCCCAGAGAAGCTTACAGAAGCTGTCAGAGACAGACTTGAGCCTGTAACAGCAGGAATACCATGGGACATATTAAAAATTCACTGTCATGAAGAATATG ACACTTTGGAAAAGGCAAAGAAGGGAACACTTAGAATTAAAAA GGTCAATGAAATCCTAAACAGACCAAAATCCGAAGACCCACAAGGAATGTCCAAAAATCCAGCATTAGACCCATCTACATCAATGTCTGCAAGCAGAATGTCAACTAGTG ACAAGGATGAAATCCTCCAAATGCTGAAAGAAATCAAGAGCAAGGTTGATAAAAACTCCACCATGTTACAGAAACTATTAAAAGACCCTCAGGTTTCTGACGCAGCCCCCAGCAGCACAAGCAGTACGCACTCTAAATATATCCCATTAAACCTAAATCTACCTCTTGGAACCCTTGATGATTTGGAGAGGATTGAACAGGAAATCAAAAAAGCAGTACAGCGCAAAAAATAT GTGAAATACCTTTCGGGACTTGGAGGATTTGGGCCAAAGGCTGTGATAAAGAATATAATGCAAAAAGTCCTTGCAGATGATTTGGCTAAAGAGTTTAACTGGCAGGGGAGAGTTGGAAAAAGACCCTTCTCTCGTCTTGGTTTAGTAGATATTATAAAAG AAGCTGCATCCAAGAATAAATTGACTGAGAAGGAATGTGAAGCTGAAATAAAGAAGCATTTGAGCTACACAGCTGATCGATTGTGTCGGAAGAAACCAAATGATATGG GTCCTGGAGCAGTGAACCAAGACAGGATTTCTTTCAGTGCCTCCAAGTATGAGTTGACTTTATTAGAAAGTCATAAAGAACTACAGTAA
- the LOC130415295 gene encoding nuclear GTPase SLIP-GC-like — MSSVNVEGCDDCKMSEEGDEDDRSVGDRPNFALVTLQDTEEMMVMPSKWLNTDKTQCRWPPFRSPEKLTEAVRDGLEPPTAGKPWEMLNIVLHKEYDTFEEAIKKQEELKEQKDGMYAVVTLQESNELTVIPVNWLKTQCYWPPFKTPKECLEAVKNRLEPVKRKSPWELVNMDLHGEYATYQQAREKQEAISEQMERPSTSLKTNNPSTPQTSCSTQTFGVKRKRDKSPDITVQPLLTAGNINMDPKTKSKQIMEEIKEKVQAIQDTDPTFTTIKTHILDAISKMDKDTRRKTTIGIFGRTGEGKSSLLNAVLGDQFLLPSGGFGACTAVITQVEANLNDSNYIAEIDLISKEEWEDEFALSDKREENELIEMTKERITALFGAEAEEKTLEELKRDDKYKEILNVLSTGKKIMSSSDPSAFASDVVCYIENSVANPGGWYWPLVKSLTIKIPKSCELLEHIVLIDLPGTGDCNKIRDDLWKTKIRECSAVWIVSDIKRAITDRDPWGILEHCIEDLGPGGECKHVNFICTKTDDMKPAEYLKSAKLTEAQISGHGLDVKTKCILHRNDLAQKTITEKLQSSKSEESKERFITDVFTVSSEAFFDPELNLKDVETEIPKLRDILINQNKSINQKLTRDYINEAKGILSLIQSVQLDKDKNMELKTNLEKELKLLDDHFEDLYENLKKCLSKGVEESVRLCVKTTQDMLSSARPKSNRGFHRIFRAMCERGGSYWPKKRNEPLNLNKCLSKHMYDSINKEFGLMFPKTN, encoded by the exons ATGTCCTCCGTTAACGTTGAGGGTTGTGATGACTGTAAGATGAGTGAAGAGGGAGATGAAGACGACAGGAGTGTTGGAGATCG aCCGAATTTTGCTCTTGTTACCTTGCAAGATACAGAAGAAATGATGGTAATGCCATCAAAATGGTTAAACACAGACAAGACGCAATGTCGCTGGCCCCCATTCAGATCACCAGAGAAGTTAACAGAAGCTGTTAGAGACGGGCTTGAACCTCCAACAGCAGGGAAACCATGGGAGATGTTAAATATAGTCCTTCATAAAGAATATG ACACTTTTGAGGAGGCTATAAAGAAACAAGAAGAACTAAAAGAACAGAAAGATGG AATGTATGCAGTCGTTACCCTGCAAGAGTCAAATGAGCTGACTGTGATACCAGTGAATTGGTTAAAGACACAGTGCTACTGGCCTCCATTCAAGACACCAAAGGAGTGCTTAGAAGCTGTAAAAAACAGACTTGAACCCGTCAAGAGAAAAAGTCCTTGGGAACTAGTAAATATGGATCTTCATGGAGAATATG CCACCTATCAGCAGGCTAGAGAGAAACAAGAAGCAATTAGTGAGCAGATGGAACG gcCCTCTACCtctctaaaaacaaacaatccaTCTACACCGCAGACATCATGCTCCACTCAAACCTTTG GTGTTAAAAGAAAACGCGACAAGTCACCAGATATTACAGTGCAGCCTCTGCTAACCGCAG GGAACATAAATATGGACCCAAAGACGAAATCAAAGCAGATCAtggaagaaattaaagaaaaagttcagGCAATCCAGGACACAGACCCCACCTTTACTACAATAAAAACTCACATTCT AGATGCCATTTCAAAGATGGATAAAGACACCAGAAGGAAGACAACCATTGGGATTTTTGGCAGGACAGGAGAAGGGAAAAGCTCTTTATTAAACGCAGTACTGGGAGATCAGTTTTTACTGCCATCTGGTGGTTTTGGTGCATGTACAGCTGTTATAACACAAGTGGAGGCAAATCTGAATGACTCCAACTACATAGCAGAGATTGATCTCATTTCTAAAGAG GAATGGGAAGATGAGTTCGCTCTTTCAGATAAAAGAGAGGAAAACGAATTAATAGAAATGACTAAAGAAAGGATCACTGCCCTGTTTGGAGCTGAGGCAGAAGAGAAAACATTAGAGGAGCTGAAGAGAGatgacaaatataaagaaatattaaatgttttgtctacAGGAAAGAAGATCATGTCAAGCAGTGAT CCGTCTGCGTTTGCCAGCGATGTTGTATGTTACATAGAAAATAGTGTAGCAAATCCCGGTGGCTGGTACTGGCCGCTTGTGAAGAGTCTGACGATCAAAATCCCAAAATCTTGTGAACTCTTGGAGCACATTGTCCTCATTGATCTTCCTGGGACTGGAGACTGCAACAAGATCAGAGATGACCTCTGGAAAACT aaaataaGAGAGTGCTCTGCTGTGTGGATTGTAAGTGACATCAAGCGAGCGATTACAGACAGAGACCCTTGGGGAATATTAGAGCATTGCATTGAAGATTTGGGACCTGGAGGAGAATGCAAACATGTAAACTTCATCTGTACTAAAACTGATGATATGAAACCAGCAGAATACCTCAA ATCTGCAAAGCTTACGGAGGCCCAGATTTCAGGACATGGTTTA GAtgtgaaaacaaagtgcatACTTCATAGAAATGACCTTGCACAGAAAACAATAACAGAAAAATTGCAAAGTTCTAAAAGTGAA gaATCAAAGGAAAGATTCATCACTGATGTTTTCACTGTAAGCTCCGAAGCATTCTTTGATCCAGAATTAAATCTGAAGGATGTAGAAACAG AGATACCTAAACTGAGGGATATCCTGATAAACCAAAACAAGAGCATCAACCAAAAACTGACCAGAGATTATATCAATGAAGCAAAAGGAATTTTGTCCTTGATCCAAAGCGTCCAACTTgataaagataaaaacatg GAACTGAAGACAAACCTAGAGAAAGAACTGAAGCTGCTGGATGATCATTTTGAAGATCTTTATGAGAATCTGAAGAAATGTCTCTCAAAGGGTGTAGAAGAATCAGTGAGATTGTGTGTTAAGACCACACAAGACATGTTATCATCT GCTCGGCCAAAATCTAACAGAGGATTTCACAGAATTTTTCGAGCCATGTGTGAGAGAGGAGGATCCTACTGGCCAAAAAAAAGGAATGAacctttaaatttaaacaagTGTTTGTCCAAACACATGTACGACAGCATTAATAAGGAGTTTGGGTTGATGTTTCC GAAAACAAACTGA